From the genome of Streptomyces sp. NBC_01341, one region includes:
- a CDS encoding thiamine pyrophosphate-binding protein, producing MPEDSQDSQNLISGGHLVAKALKAEGVERIYTLCGGHIIDIYDGCVDEGIEVVDVRHEQVAAHAADGYARITGKPGCAVVTAGPGTTDAVTGVANAYRAESPMLLIGGQGAHTQHKMGSLQDLPHVDMMTPITKFAATVPDTARAADMVSMAFRECYHGAPGPSFLEIPRDVLDAKVPVSKARVPEEGRYRASTRAAGDPADIEKLADLLVHAEKPAILLGSQVWTTRATDSATELVRTLNIPAYMNGAGRGTLPPGDPHHFQLSRRYAFSNADLIVIVGTPFDFRMGYGKRLSPSATVVQIDLDYRTVGKNRDVDLGIVGDASLVLKAVTEAASGRLNGGSASRKAWLDELRAAEQTAIEKRLPQLKSDASPIHPYRLVSEINDFLTEDSIYIGDGGDIVTFSGQVVQPRTPGHWMDPGPLGTLGVGVPFVLAAKQARPDKEVVALFGDGAFSLTGWDFETLVRYNLPFVGIVGNNSSMNQIRYGQKAKYGDERERIGNTLGDVHYDKFAQMLGGYGEEVRDPADIAPALQRARESGLPSLINVWVDPDAYAPGTMNQTMYK from the coding sequence ATGCCCGAGGACAGCCAGGACAGCCAGAACCTCATCTCCGGTGGGCACTTGGTCGCCAAGGCACTCAAGGCGGAGGGGGTGGAACGCATCTACACCCTCTGCGGCGGCCACATCATCGACATCTACGACGGCTGCGTCGACGAGGGCATCGAGGTCGTCGACGTGCGCCACGAGCAGGTCGCCGCCCACGCCGCAGACGGATACGCACGTATCACCGGCAAGCCGGGCTGTGCCGTCGTCACCGCGGGCCCCGGTACGACCGACGCCGTCACCGGCGTCGCCAACGCGTACCGCGCCGAGTCACCCATGCTTCTGATCGGCGGTCAGGGAGCCCACACACAGCACAAGATGGGCTCGCTGCAGGACCTCCCGCACGTCGACATGATGACGCCCATCACGAAGTTCGCGGCCACCGTGCCGGACACCGCACGCGCGGCGGACATGGTGTCGATGGCCTTCCGTGAGTGCTACCACGGCGCGCCGGGGCCGTCGTTCCTGGAGATCCCGCGCGACGTGCTCGACGCGAAGGTGCCGGTGAGCAAGGCACGCGTCCCCGAGGAGGGCCGCTACCGCGCGTCCACCCGGGCCGCGGGTGACCCGGCGGACATCGAGAAGCTCGCCGATCTGCTCGTCCACGCCGAGAAACCGGCGATCCTGCTCGGCAGCCAGGTCTGGACGACGCGGGCGACGGACTCGGCCACCGAACTCGTCCGTACCCTCAACATCCCCGCGTACATGAACGGCGCGGGCCGCGGCACCCTGCCGCCGGGCGACCCGCACCACTTCCAGCTGTCGCGGCGCTACGCGTTCTCCAACGCCGACCTCATCGTGATCGTGGGGACGCCCTTCGACTTCCGGATGGGCTACGGCAAGCGGCTCTCACCGTCCGCCACGGTCGTCCAGATCGACCTGGACTACCGCACCGTGGGCAAGAACCGTGACGTCGACCTCGGGATCGTCGGTGACGCCTCGCTGGTGCTGAAGGCGGTCACGGAGGCCGCGAGCGGCCGGCTCAACGGCGGATCGGCGTCACGCAAGGCGTGGCTGGACGAGCTGCGGGCCGCCGAGCAGACGGCGATCGAGAAGCGGCTGCCGCAGCTGAAGTCCGACGCCTCCCCCATCCATCCGTACCGGCTGGTGAGCGAGATCAACGACTTCCTCACCGAGGACTCCATCTACATCGGGGACGGCGGGGACATCGTCACCTTCTCCGGCCAGGTCGTCCAGCCCCGCACACCCGGCCACTGGATGGACCCGGGACCGCTCGGCACGCTCGGCGTCGGGGTGCCGTTCGTGCTGGCCGCCAAGCAGGCCAGGCCGGACAAGGAGGTCGTGGCGCTGTTCGGTGACGGCGCGTTCTCGCTGACCGGATGGGACTTCGAGACGCTGGTCCGCTACAACCTCCCCTTCGTCGGCATCGTCGGCAACAACTCGTCGATGAACCAGATCCGTTACGGCCAGAAGGCCAAGTACGGCGACGAGCGCGAGCGGATCGGCAACACCCTGGGCGACGTCCACTACGACAAGTTCGCCCAGATGCTCGGCGGTTACGGCGAAGAGGTACGCGACCCGGCGGACATCGCCCCCGCTCTGCAGCGGGCCCGTGAGTCCGGGCTGCCCTCACTGATCAACGTCTGGGTCGACCCGGACGCGTACGCCCCCGGAACGATGAACCAGACCATGTACAAGTAG
- the frc gene encoding formyl-CoA transferase, with the protein MTKALEGVRVLDMTHVQSGPSATQLLGWLGADVVKLEAPSGDITRKQLRDLPDVDSLYFTMLNCNKRSITLNTKSERGKEILTELIRRSDVMVENFGPGAVDRMGFTWERIQEINPRIVYASIKGFGEGPYTNFKAYEVVAQAMGGSMSTTGFEDGPPLATGAQIGDSGTGIHAVAGILAALFQRESTGRGQRVNVAMQHAVLNLCRVKLRDQQRLAHGPLAEYPNAQDTAEADEVPRSGNASGGGQPGWAVKCAPGGPNDYVYVIVQPVGWKPLSALIGRPELAEDPEWATPESRLPKLGKMFQLIEEWSAGLPKWEVLEQLNAHNIPCGPILSTKEIVEDESLAANEMVVQVEHPERGTFTTVGSPLKLSDSPVDIVTSPLLGEHNAEVYVGELGLGDEELRLLKTNGVI; encoded by the coding sequence ATGACCAAAGCCCTTGAGGGCGTACGCGTCCTCGACATGACACACGTACAGTCCGGACCCTCCGCCACCCAGCTGCTCGGCTGGCTCGGTGCGGACGTCGTCAAGCTGGAGGCGCCGAGCGGGGACATCACCCGCAAGCAGTTGCGCGATCTGCCGGACGTCGACTCCCTCTACTTCACGATGCTCAACTGCAACAAGCGGAGCATCACCCTGAACACCAAGAGCGAGCGCGGCAAGGAGATCCTCACGGAGCTGATCCGCCGCAGCGACGTCATGGTCGAGAACTTCGGACCGGGTGCGGTGGACCGCATGGGGTTCACCTGGGAACGCATCCAGGAGATCAACCCCCGGATCGTCTACGCCTCCATCAAGGGCTTCGGCGAGGGCCCGTACACCAACTTCAAGGCGTACGAGGTCGTGGCCCAGGCCATGGGCGGATCGATGTCGACCACCGGGTTCGAGGACGGCCCACCGCTCGCGACCGGCGCGCAGATCGGCGACTCGGGCACCGGGATCCATGCGGTGGCCGGCATCCTCGCCGCTCTGTTCCAGCGCGAGAGCACCGGCCGCGGACAGCGGGTGAACGTGGCGATGCAGCACGCCGTGCTCAACCTCTGCCGGGTCAAGCTGCGCGACCAGCAGCGCCTGGCACACGGGCCGCTCGCCGAGTACCCGAACGCCCAGGACACGGCGGAGGCCGACGAGGTGCCGCGCAGCGGCAACGCGAGCGGCGGAGGCCAGCCGGGCTGGGCCGTGAAGTGCGCGCCGGGCGGCCCGAACGACTACGTGTACGTCATCGTCCAGCCCGTCGGATGGAAGCCCCTGTCCGCACTCATCGGACGCCCGGAGCTCGCGGAGGACCCCGAGTGGGCGACGCCGGAGTCGCGGCTGCCGAAGCTCGGCAAGATGTTCCAGCTCATCGAGGAGTGGTCGGCCGGGCTCCCGAAGTGGGAGGTCCTGGAGCAGCTGAACGCGCACAACATCCCCTGCGGCCCGATCCTCTCGACGAAGGAGATCGTCGAGGACGAGTCCCTCGCCGCCAACGAGATGGTCGTCCAGGTCGAACACCCCGAGCGCGGGACCTTCACCACCGTCGGCAGCCCGCTGAAGCTGTCCGACTCCCCCGTCGACATCGTCACCTCCCCGCTTCTCGGTGAGCACAACGCGGAGGTGTACGTGGGTGAACTCGGCCTGGGCGACGAGGAACTGCGGCTGCTGAAGACGAACGGAGTCATCTGA
- a CDS encoding acetate--CoA ligase family protein — protein sequence MAGTVETQEQERVRALLDRVRGDGRSALTAPEGKIVADAYGITVPGEGLATDVDEAVALADRLGGPVVLKIVSPDILHKTDAGGVVVGVSGAQEVRAAFCRIVKNARAYSADARIDGVQVQQLVPPGQEVIVGAVTDPTFGKVVAFGLGGVLVEVLKDITFRLAPVTADEAQSMLDSIGAAEILKGVRGAPAVDRWALAEQIRRVSQLVTDFPEIAEVDLNPVIASPDGAVAADIRILLATEEVKPRRRYSREEILVSMRRLMEPRSVAVIGASNEQGKIGNSVMRNLIDGGFAGEIHPVNPKADDILGRKAYKSVTDVPGEVDVAVFAIPAKFVASALQEVGRKGIPNAVLIPSGFAETGEQALQDEIVAVGEQYGVRLLGPNIYGYYSTWQDLCATFCTPYDVKGSVALTSQSGGIGMAILGFARSTKTGVSAIVGLGNKSDIDEDDLLTWFGEDPNTECIAMHLEDLKDGRAFVEAARATVPKKPVVVLKAGRTSAGARAAGSHTGALAGDDAVYDDILRQAGVIRAPGLNDMLEYARALPVLPAPKGDNVVIITGAGGSGVLLSDAIVDNGLSLMEIPPDLDTAFKAFIPPFGAAGNPIDITGGEPPSTYEATIRLGMEDPRIHALVLGYWHTIVTPPMVFAELTARVVEEFRARGIEKPVVASLAGDTEVEEACAYLFERGVVAYPYTTERPVAVLGAKYRWARAAGLLGGGR from the coding sequence ATGGCCGGAACAGTCGAGACACAGGAGCAGGAACGCGTCAGGGCGCTGCTCGACCGCGTCCGGGGCGACGGGCGCAGCGCCCTCACCGCCCCGGAGGGGAAGATCGTCGCCGACGCGTACGGGATCACGGTGCCGGGCGAAGGTCTGGCCACGGACGTCGACGAGGCGGTGGCCCTGGCCGACCGGCTCGGCGGCCCCGTCGTCCTCAAGATCGTCTCCCCCGACATCCTGCACAAGACGGATGCGGGCGGCGTCGTGGTGGGGGTGTCGGGTGCGCAGGAGGTGCGCGCGGCCTTCTGCAGGATCGTGAAGAACGCGCGGGCGTATTCGGCCGATGCCCGGATCGACGGCGTGCAGGTGCAGCAGCTGGTGCCGCCCGGCCAGGAGGTCATCGTCGGCGCGGTCACCGATCCGACCTTCGGCAAGGTGGTGGCGTTCGGGCTCGGCGGGGTCCTGGTGGAGGTGCTCAAGGACATCACCTTCCGGCTGGCACCGGTGACCGCGGACGAGGCGCAGTCGATGCTCGACTCGATCGGTGCCGCGGAGATCCTCAAGGGGGTGCGTGGGGCGCCGGCCGTGGACCGGTGGGCGCTGGCGGAGCAGATCCGGCGGGTGTCGCAACTGGTCACGGACTTCCCCGAGATCGCGGAGGTGGACCTCAACCCGGTCATCGCCTCGCCGGACGGCGCGGTCGCCGCCGACATCCGGATCCTGCTGGCGACCGAGGAGGTGAAGCCGCGGCGCCGCTACAGCCGGGAGGAGATCCTCGTCTCGATGCGCCGGCTGATGGAGCCGCGTTCGGTCGCGGTCATCGGAGCCTCGAACGAGCAGGGCAAGATAGGCAATTCGGTGATGCGGAACCTCATCGACGGGGGTTTCGCGGGCGAGATCCATCCGGTGAACCCCAAGGCCGATGACATTCTGGGCCGCAAGGCGTACAAGAGTGTCACCGACGTTCCCGGTGAGGTGGATGTGGCGGTCTTCGCGATCCCCGCCAAGTTCGTTGCATCGGCGCTCCAGGAGGTGGGCCGCAAGGGGATCCCCAACGCCGTGCTGATTCCGTCCGGTTTCGCCGAGACGGGCGAACAGGCGCTGCAGGACGAGATCGTGGCGGTCGGCGAGCAGTACGGCGTGCGGCTGCTCGGGCCGAACATCTACGGCTACTACTCGACGTGGCAGGACCTCTGCGCCACCTTCTGCACCCCGTACGACGTCAAGGGGTCGGTGGCGCTGACCTCGCAGTCCGGTGGCATCGGCATGGCCATCCTGGGCTTCGCACGGTCGACGAAGACGGGGGTGTCCGCGATCGTCGGGCTCGGCAACAAGTCGGACATCGACGAGGACGACCTGCTGACCTGGTTCGGCGAGGACCCGAACACCGAGTGCATCGCGATGCACCTGGAGGACCTCAAGGACGGGCGGGCCTTCGTGGAGGCGGCCCGGGCGACCGTGCCGAAGAAGCCGGTCGTGGTCCTCAAGGCGGGGCGGACGAGCGCGGGTGCCAGGGCGGCGGGGTCCCACACCGGTGCGCTGGCGGGGGACGACGCCGTGTACGACGACATCCTGCGTCAGGCGGGGGTCATCCGGGCGCCGGGCCTGAACGACATGCTGGAGTACGCGCGGGCGCTGCCGGTGCTGCCGGCGCCCAAGGGCGACAACGTCGTGATCATCACGGGGGCGGGCGGGTCGGGGGTGCTCCTCTCGGACGCGATCGTCGACAACGGGCTCTCCCTGATGGAGATCCCGCCGGATCTCGACACGGCGTTCAAGGCGTTCATCCCGCCCTTCGGCGCGGCCGGCAATCCGATCGACATCACGGGCGGTGAGCCGCCGTCGACGTACGAGGCGACGATCCGGCTGGGGATGGAGGATCCGCGGATCCACGCGCTGGTCCTCGGCTACTGGCACACGATCGTCACTCCGCCGATGGTCTTCGCCGAGCTGACGGCCCGGGTGGTGGAGGAGTTCCGGGCGCGTGGCATCGAGAAGCCCGTGGTCGCGTCGCTGGCGGGTGACACCGAGGTCGAGGAGGCCTGCGCGTACCTCTTCGAGCGGGGTGTCGTCGCCTATCCGTACACCACGGAGCGGCCCGTCGCCGTGCTCGGCGCGAAGTACAGGTGGGCCAGGGCCGCCGGTCTGCTGGGCGGTGGCCGATGA
- a CDS encoding OFA family MFS transporter — MTTANLSTSVPFREVTDANGRTYRLGESDIDILGRKRKWMVILPWVGMMGISSAEYAFASAEDTLHHAHNWDSGHIYWMMTVWVFFQAAVAMPAGRLRETGRLPARWAMMLGAVGTLLGYLSLAYAPHVIFAYIGFSVFSGMGAGMVYATCVNMVGKWYPERRGGKTGFVNGGFAYGSVPFVFIFTGYMDITNFRWVLVSVGVFLAVMVACAGFFFRDPPKNWWPSEIDPLNPPEDPRARRSLEKNPPAIKQYSPGEAWKTGRVALMWVCLACTSGVNIFGIAFQVDIGQDAGFAAGIVATAMSLKAIVNGTGRGVIGWLSDLYGRKKCLLYVCVILGLAQFGIIWSADMQSLPLFLLFSAISGFGGGAIFPMFAAMTADYFGENNNATNYGMVYSSKLVSGLGAGMGFMVVDAWGLNGAFILAGSISFFAGFLALFLAAPGRDRKGNLLKAPAPAPVSRETD, encoded by the coding sequence ATGACGACTGCAAACCTCTCCACATCCGTCCCCTTCAGGGAGGTGACGGACGCCAACGGCCGCACCTACCGGCTCGGCGAGAGCGACATCGACATACTGGGCCGCAAGCGCAAGTGGATGGTCATCCTGCCGTGGGTCGGCATGATGGGCATCAGTTCGGCCGAGTACGCCTTCGCGTCGGCGGAGGACACGCTGCACCACGCGCACAACTGGGACAGCGGGCACATCTACTGGATGATGACCGTCTGGGTGTTCTTCCAGGCCGCGGTCGCGATGCCCGCGGGCAGACTGCGGGAGACCGGCAGGCTGCCGGCCCGCTGGGCGATGATGCTGGGGGCGGTGGGCACGCTCCTCGGCTACCTGTCGCTGGCGTACGCGCCGCACGTGATCTTCGCGTACATCGGCTTCAGTGTGTTCTCCGGCATGGGCGCGGGCATGGTGTACGCCACCTGTGTCAACATGGTCGGCAAGTGGTACCCGGAGCGCAGGGGCGGCAAGACGGGCTTCGTCAACGGCGGTTTCGCCTACGGCTCGGTGCCCTTCGTCTTCATCTTCACCGGGTACATGGACATCACCAACTTCAGGTGGGTCCTGGTCTCTGTGGGTGTCTTCCTCGCCGTGATGGTGGCGTGCGCCGGCTTCTTCTTCCGGGACCCGCCGAAGAACTGGTGGCCCTCCGAGATCGACCCGCTCAACCCGCCCGAGGACCCGCGGGCCCGCCGCTCGCTGGAGAAGAACCCGCCGGCCATCAAGCAGTACTCCCCGGGCGAGGCGTGGAAGACCGGCCGGGTGGCACTGATGTGGGTCTGTCTCGCCTGCACCTCCGGCGTGAACATCTTCGGTATCGCCTTCCAGGTGGACATCGGCCAGGACGCGGGCTTCGCGGCGGGGATCGTGGCCACCGCCATGTCGCTCAAGGCGATCGTCAACGGCACCGGGCGCGGCGTCATCGGCTGGCTCTCCGACCTCTACGGCCGCAAGAAGTGCCTGCTCTACGTCTGCGTCATCCTGGGGCTCGCCCAGTTCGGCATCATCTGGTCGGCGGACATGCAGAGTCTGCCGCTGTTCCTGCTCTTCTCCGCGATCTCCGGCTTCGGCGGCGGCGCCATCTTCCCGATGTTCGCCGCGATGACCGCGGACTACTTCGGTGAGAACAACAACGCCACGAACTACGGCATGGTCTACAGCTCCAAGCTCGTCTCCGGACTCGGGGCCGGGATGGGCTTCATGGTCGTCGACGCCTGGGGCCTCAACGGCGCCTTCATCCTGGCGGGCAGCATCTCGTTCTTCGCGGGATTCCTCGCCCTGTTCCTCGCGGCACCCGGCCGCGACCGCAAGGGCAACCTGCTGAAGGCCCCGGCTCCGGCCCCGGTGAGCCGGGAGACGGACTGA
- a CDS encoding sugar phosphate isomerase/epimerase family protein, whose protein sequence is MSRTPKDPELASRLSRRNVLGVAAGTAAATLIGGAAQAATPQSGQDKGQGHGHGHGNGHGKGRPVLPPGRLGIQLYSLRDKVSTLGFAPVFAELEKYGYDEIEFAGYTQGSAGSITLAQLRKLAKDHGLNPIGSHVGYSDDNNPGAYTFAQNLTKVLDDAEALGLKHIGTASGPFRYGSTVDGWKRAAEDFNTYGAAARKRGMKFYQHNHAEEFSFATDKPNVRLYDVLLAETDPDLVYLEMDIYWAFCAQFRFGKRADGTPAPFNPIDYVLKQPDRYPLFHVKDGTRNDAARDGYDMTDVGDGDIDYKNFLSRVTARTHRGRTYHHWQTEHDNPVESFAFARKSSEHLHSLRESRCGD, encoded by the coding sequence ATGAGCCGCACCCCGAAGGACCCGGAACTCGCGAGCCGACTCAGCCGTCGCAACGTCCTGGGCGTCGCAGCCGGAACCGCTGCCGCCACACTCATCGGCGGCGCCGCGCAGGCGGCGACCCCGCAGAGCGGGCAGGACAAGGGCCAAGGGCACGGACACGGGCACGGAAACGGCCACGGCAAGGGCCGTCCCGTCCTGCCCCCCGGCCGTCTCGGTATCCAGCTGTACAGCCTGCGGGACAAGGTCTCCACCCTCGGCTTCGCGCCGGTCTTCGCCGAACTGGAGAAGTACGGCTACGACGAGATCGAGTTCGCCGGGTACACCCAGGGCTCGGCCGGCTCGATCACCCTCGCCCAGCTCAGGAAACTGGCCAAGGACCACGGGCTGAACCCCATCGGAAGCCACGTCGGCTACTCCGACGACAACAACCCCGGTGCCTACACCTTCGCCCAGAACCTCACCAAGGTCCTCGACGACGCCGAGGCCCTCGGCCTGAAGCACATCGGCACCGCCTCCGGGCCCTTCCGCTACGGCTCCACCGTCGACGGCTGGAAGCGCGCCGCCGAGGACTTCAACACCTACGGCGCCGCCGCCCGCAAGCGCGGCATGAAGTTCTACCAGCACAACCACGCGGAGGAGTTCTCCTTCGCCACCGACAAGCCGAACGTACGGCTCTACGACGTCCTGCTCGCCGAGACCGACCCCGACCTCGTCTACCTGGAGATGGACATCTACTGGGCCTTCTGCGCCCAGTTCCGCTTCGGCAAGCGCGCGGACGGCACACCGGCGCCCTTCAACCCCATCGACTACGTACTCAAGCAGCCCGACCGCTACCCCCTCTTCCACGTCAAGGACGGCACCCGCAACGACGCCGCCCGCGACGGCTACGACATGACCGACGTCGGCGACGGCGACATCGACTACAAGAACTTCCTGAGCCGGGTCACCGCGCGCACGCACCGCGGCCGCACCTACCACCACTGGCAGACCGAGCACGACAACCCGGTCGAGTCCTTCGCCTTCGCCCGCAAGTCCAGCGAGCACCTGCACTCGCTGCGCGAGAGCCGCTGCGGCGACTGA
- a CDS encoding nucleotide pyrophosphatase/phosphodiesterase family protein — MTAPETGTRPTPLLVLDVVGLTPQLLAHMPNLRAMAGSKAPLSTVLPAVTCAAQSTFLTGTTPSEHGIVANGWYFRELGDVLLWRQHNGLVEGDKLWDAARRAHPGYTVANICWWYAMGADTDWTVTPRPVYYADGRKEPDCYTRPPALHDELTEKLGTFPLFHFWGPGADLVSSQWIIDATRHVLATRTPDLALCYLPHLDYDLQRYGPDDPRSHRAAADLDRAVAPLLDDARAQGRTVVALSEYGITRVDRPVDINRALRRAGLLEVHTQDGMEYLDPMTSRAFAVADHQLAHVYVRRPEDLEATREALADLPGIAELLDDEGKKANHLDHPRSGELVAVAEKDAWFTYYYWLDDARAPDFAQLVEIHRKPGYDPVELFMDPQDPYVRVKAVSAVARKKLGMRYRMAVVPLDPSPIRGSHGRLPTSDDEGPLILCSTPHAFTGRVQATEVKSLLLQLAGLH, encoded by the coding sequence ATGACCGCACCGGAAACCGGTACACGCCCCACCCCACTGCTCGTCCTCGACGTCGTCGGACTCACCCCCCAACTGCTTGCGCACATGCCGAATCTGCGGGCCATGGCCGGGTCGAAGGCACCGCTGTCCACCGTGCTGCCCGCCGTCACCTGCGCCGCCCAGTCCACCTTCCTCACCGGCACGACGCCCTCCGAGCACGGCATCGTCGCCAACGGCTGGTACTTCCGGGAACTCGGCGACGTCCTCCTGTGGCGCCAGCACAACGGACTCGTCGAGGGCGACAAGCTGTGGGACGCGGCCCGGCGGGCGCACCCCGGGTACACCGTCGCCAACATCTGCTGGTGGTACGCCATGGGCGCCGACACCGACTGGACCGTCACTCCCAGGCCCGTGTACTACGCCGACGGCCGCAAGGAACCCGACTGCTACACCAGGCCCCCGGCGCTGCACGACGAGCTGACAGAGAAGCTCGGCACCTTCCCCCTCTTCCACTTCTGGGGGCCCGGTGCCGACCTCGTCTCCTCGCAGTGGATCATCGACGCCACCCGTCACGTCCTCGCGACCCGCACCCCCGACCTGGCGCTCTGCTACCTCCCGCACCTCGACTACGACCTCCAGCGCTACGGCCCCGACGACCCGCGTTCCCACCGGGCGGCGGCCGACCTCGACCGTGCCGTGGCACCGCTGCTCGACGACGCCAGGGCCCAGGGCCGCACCGTCGTCGCACTCTCCGAGTACGGCATCACCCGGGTCGACCGCCCCGTGGACATCAACCGTGCCCTGCGCCGGGCCGGCCTGCTGGAGGTGCACACCCAGGACGGCATGGAGTACCTCGACCCGATGACCTCACGCGCCTTCGCCGTCGCCGACCACCAGCTCGCCCACGTCTACGTGCGCAGGCCGGAGGACCTCGAAGCCACGAGAGAGGCACTCGCCGACCTGCCCGGGATCGCCGAACTCCTGGACGACGAGGGCAAGAAGGCGAACCACCTGGACCATCCCCGCTCCGGCGAACTGGTCGCCGTCGCGGAGAAGGACGCCTGGTTCACGTACTACTACTGGCTCGACGACGCACGCGCGCCCGACTTCGCGCAGCTCGTCGAGATCCACCGCAAACCGGGCTACGACCCCGTGGAGCTCTTCATGGACCCCCAGGACCCCTACGTCCGGGTCAAGGCGGTCTCGGCGGTGGCCCGCAAGAAGCTCGGCATGCGCTACCGCATGGCGGTCGTCCCGCTCGACCCCTCACCTATTCGCGGCAGCCACGGCCGCCTCCCCACGAGCGACGACGAAGGTCCGCTCATCCTCTGCTCCACCCCCCACGCGTTCACCGGCCGAGTCCAGGCCACCGAAGTGAAGTCCCTGCTCCTCCAGCTTGCCGGACTGCACTGA
- the eboE gene encoding metabolite traffic protein EboE, giving the protein MRFRHPDGSVVHLAYCTNVHPAETLEGVRAQLRDHCEPVRKRLGRDRLGIGLWLAKDAARALINDPAALRSLRGELERRGLEVVTLNGFPYEGFGAQEVKYRVYSPDWTDPERLAHTTDLARLLAALLPDDVTEGTVSTLPIAWRTPFDDDPTAAGTARKALTVLAQRLDALAELTGKSIGIGLEPEPGCTVETTADAIAPLTAVGHERIGICIDTCHLATSFEDPDTALDALGAAGIRVAKAQLSAALHAEHPHLPEVRAALGAFAEPRFLHQTRASTAGGLRGTDDLEEAVSGGALPDSTPWRSHFHVPLHAPPAPPLTSTLPVLQSVLTRLVGGTVPLTRHLEVETYTWQALPAEQRPRTRTQLADGIAAELTLARDLLVDLGLKELP; this is encoded by the coding sequence ATGCGCTTCCGTCACCCCGACGGCTCCGTCGTCCATCTCGCCTACTGCACGAACGTGCACCCTGCCGAAACCCTCGAAGGGGTGCGCGCCCAGCTGCGCGACCACTGCGAGCCCGTACGCAAACGGCTCGGGCGTGACCGCCTCGGCATCGGCCTCTGGCTCGCCAAGGACGCCGCGCGTGCCCTGATCAACGACCCCGCGGCGCTCCGCTCGCTGCGCGGTGAGCTGGAGCGGCGCGGCCTGGAAGTGGTCACCCTCAACGGCTTCCCCTACGAGGGTTTCGGCGCCCAGGAGGTCAAGTACCGGGTCTACAGCCCGGACTGGACCGACCCCGAGCGCCTCGCCCACACCACGGACCTGGCCCGGCTGCTCGCCGCCCTGCTCCCCGACGACGTCACCGAGGGGACCGTCTCGACCCTCCCTATCGCCTGGCGCACCCCGTTCGACGACGACCCCACGGCCGCGGGCACCGCCCGTAAGGCGCTCACCGTGCTCGCGCAGCGGCTCGACGCCCTCGCCGAACTGACCGGCAAGTCCATCGGCATCGGTCTCGAACCCGAACCGGGCTGCACGGTGGAGACCACCGCCGACGCCATCGCGCCCCTGACGGCCGTGGGGCACGAACGCATCGGCATCTGCATCGACACCTGTCACCTCGCGACCTCCTTCGAGGACCCGGACACCGCGCTCGACGCCCTGGGGGCGGCCGGCATCCGTGTGGCCAAGGCGCAGCTCTCCGCCGCGCTGCACGCCGAGCACCCCCATCTGCCCGAAGTCCGCGCCGCTCTCGGCGCGTTCGCCGAGCCCCGCTTCCTGCACCAGACACGCGCGTCGACCGCCGGGGGCCTCCGGGGGACCGACGACCTGGAGGAAGCGGTCTCCGGCGGTGCGCTCCCCGACAGCACACCCTGGCGCTCGCACTTCCACGTCCCCCTGCACGCGCCCCCCGCGCCGCCGCTCACCTCCACCCTGCCCGTCCTCCAGTCCGTGCTGACCCGGCTCGTCGGCGGGACTGTGCCCCTCACCCGGCACCTCGAAGTCGAGACGTACACCTGGCAGGCGCTCCCCGCCGAACAGCGGCCGCGCACCCGCACCCAGCTGGCCGACGGCATCGCCGCCGAACTGACCCTCGCCCGCGACCTCCTCGTCGACCTCGGGCTGAAGGAGCTCCCATGA